AAATGTTAAGTGTTACGCAAATTATTTAAAGTTACAGTTATTAGATTGGAGTTTATCATGGAAAATAAGTATTCCATAGGTCAAATGGCAAAAATGTTTAACTTACCAGTTAAAACATTACGATATTATGATGAAATTAATCTTTTTAAACCCCAGTTTATTAATGAAAAAACTGGTTATAGGTATTACTCAGCAGACCAAATAGAGCATTTAGATACAGTTTTATTTTTAAAGATTTTAGGTATGCCTCTAAAAAAGATTAAAAAGCATTTAGATAACCCTGTTATAGACGATTTTTTGATGTTATTAAAAGAACAACAAAAACAAACCGAAAGAAAAATAGAAGAGCTTAAAGATATTCATAACAAGTTTCAAACCCGGATTGATGCTATAGAAGAAATAAAAAGAATTGAAGAATTTAATAAGGTTATAGAAAAACGAATATCTAAAAGGCGAATAGTATTATTAAAAGAGAGCTTTTACTTAAATACCAGCCTCGAACTTTTATTAAAAAAGCTAGAGCGTAAAATAAATATAATGTTACCAGTAATTATAGGTAATGTTATTTTACGTATGTCTAAAGATAATATGCAAAGTCATAAATTTTATGAGTATAGCTCAGTTGGTATGCTGTTAGAGTCTATTAAAATTAAACCTAACTTAGTAGAAGAAATACCTGAATCTGATTTTGTATGTATTTGGTTTAAAGGCACTCACGAGCAAGCTCACCTTTATTACAACACATTACTAAACTATATCCAACAGCACAACTACACAATAATTGGCAATTCCATTGAGCGAACCATTAGTAATCAGTTTATTACTAAAAATACAGAGTATCATATAACAGGTATTGAAATTCCCGTTAAAAAGTAATACTTCATTATTTAGCAATTCTCCTTAAGTTATTTTTTATAAAATTATTAATTTCTGTTTCATATAACTTATAATTTTTAAAAAAGGCTGTTACATGTTTAGTGTTTTTAAAAGTTACCATCTTTTTAGTACCTGAACCAATTGTTTCATAGAGTTGCTTACCCATATTATAATCACAAACAGTATCTGTTTCACTATGCATTATTAGAGTAGGTATTGTTGTATTTTTAATAAACTTAGCTACATTAACCTCTTTATATGAAAATCCATTAATCAACTTATTAAACATGCTACCTATATTTAGAACTAAAGTTACTGGTAGTTTAAAGCCAAGCTTAGAGTGTATGCTATACTCTATCTCTTGATACATGTTATTAAATGGGCTCTCCATAATAGCAAAATCTATATTATTTTGAGCATGTTTACTTCCTATATAAAAACCTACAGTAGAGGCTCCCATAGATTGCCCTAATACTCCCAATGGTACACCTTTAGATTTTGATTTAACAAAGTTTATTACATCTTGTAAATCATCTTTTTCATAATAACCAAAGGTAACTGTTTTAGCAGTGTTATCTCCATGGGCACGTTGATCGTATACTACAACGTTAAAATCCTGTTTAATAAACATCTCTGCTAAGGGCAACATAGTTGAATGATTTGTTTCATGCCAGTGTATTAGTACCATAGTAGGTTTAAAATAGTCACCATTTACGAAGTACTTAATGGGTATATCGTGGCCCCATTTACTGGATTTAATAGTGCTCTGTTTAAGAATTTTGGTATATGAGTCGTAAAATTCTTGTTTATTAAAACCCATATCCTCTAAAAACATCTTAGACACTTTTAAAGTATGTTCTTTACTCATTTGTAAAGGATAATAACCTATTGCAATGCCTGTAATCAGTGGTATTAAAAGGGCAATTATAGCTATGATTAGTAGAGCTTTTTTATTAATTAATTTCATTTTTTCTTTACCTATACGTTTTATAAAGTTATTCTAGCATAAATATTACTTGAAAACTATCAAAATTTAGAGCTTAATAGTGTTTATTGGTAGATATTATTTTCACTTCTACAATGGTCAACATACCATACTTGAGCTAAAAAATCATTCTGCTTAGCTTGTTGATCAAAGTTCCAGGGAGACTGTACACATTTACTACACCAATGTCCTGCTTTTAAAACTAAATATGGGCTTGCTTTAAACTCATGTCCTTCCGAACATAACCATTTGAGCTTTGTGTGCAAATCACCTTTAACCATTGTTAAAGATAAACACTTTCCACCTCTATATTCTGCAGCTTTTTGCATATCTTCAATAACAAACTCTTGATCTTTTTTTGTTTCATCATACCCATGGTTAAGAGTTATATGGGGGGGGTCTATAATGTGGTTAAACGTGTGCCAATCACCAATACTATTCCAATCTTTAATTGATCCAAAATATGCTTTTATTTTAGTTTTATCATTATGTTTTGCCCAGTAAAGAGGGGTATTTGCATTCTTTAAACTCTCCTTAATCATATGTTTTTTAACTATTTTTTTAGGTAGGTATTTGAGTAATTTTATATAGAAAGGTAATTTATCTTTAATGCCCTGCATTATATCTTTTAAACCTTCACTTCTAAAGTTAAGATACTCATTTAATTTATCTGAATCTAAGTAAAAATGTCCATGAAAATTTCTTAAGGCAAACATATTGGGATTATATATATCATGTAGGTTAATATTCATTAAGTTGAGTAGTTTTTGCATAAGTTGATATGCTGTTAATCTGTAACACTTTCCCCCTCCTATATTATATACTTTACGCCAAAAATGCTTAGGTAAATCTTTAAAACAGATATTGGCTAACAATCTGCCTGAGTCTTTAGCCGATACCCATTCAATATGATTATTTAAAGATTGATGAAAAGCAATTCCATCGTTAATGCTAAGAATTTTAGTATGCAAAATACCCGTTTGCCTTATAGAGACCCATTGTTTAAGACCAGACTCAATAACATACCGCTCTGCTGCAATTTTAGACAAAGCATAGTAATCATATACACTTGGCACTAAGGGGTCACCTACTCGCCCCCAATGCACAGGAAAAGCTCTGTTACCTGTTTGGGCTACGGTACCAACATATACTAATTTGACTTGGCTATTATCTTTTCTCTGCAAAATTGCATCTACAATATTTTTAGTTCCACCATAATTAACCTTCCAAGCAAGTTCAGGATTACGGTCAGCGAGTGGTGATACTAGTGCTCCAACATGAAGTACTATATCTACACCCTTTATTGCTTTTTTAACATCGTTATAGTTTACTAAATCTCCCCAAATAATTTTTACATTGTTTTCTTTTTTATATTTAGCTAAAATTTTTTTATCTTTTTGGGTTGGTAATGAAAAAAGTATTAAGTTATGTTTATCTTTATGCTTTAATAACTCAGCTACCCCCGCTTGTCCCATAGTTCCACTAGCTCCTGTTAGCAATATGGTGATTTTTTTCATTTTTATGCCCCTTTAACACCATTAATATATACATAAATTATAATTAAAAGTTCTCGTTTAACACTTAAAAATCCTTTTACTTATTAAAGCACACTAACAACAAAGCTCTAAATTTAAATAAAACTAAGCTAAAAAATATGTATACAATACTGTAGTTACTTGACTAAAGCAATATAGTAAATTATAATAGTGTTATAATTTTTATAAGGGTGTTATAAATATGAATAAATCAGCAATTAGTAAACGACAGTTAAAGGCCCAAAGAGTTAAAGACCTGTTTATTGAAACAACAAAAAATATAATAATTGAACAGGGCATTAAAGAGGTTTCAGCACGTAAGGTTGCTGATGAAGCAGGCTATACCTTTGCAACTATCTACAATCATTTTAAAAATATGGATGAGCTTTTGTTTGCTACAAGGTCAAAGATTATAGCGGAGTTAATTAGTGTATTACAGATTACAGCTAATAATTCGAAAAACGTTATTTATGATGTTTTTAGATGTTATATAGATTACCTAGTTAATAATACAAATATATTTGAGTTATTATTTTATGTAAAACTAAATAAACAACATACTAATTTTGAAAAGAATGTAGACTATGCTTTACTCAGTGAGATGTTTATAAATTCATTTAAACAACTTAATTATAGGGAGGAGCTACTTGATGTCTGCAATACCATTTTTTTTAGTATTCATGGCATGTTAATGATATATATATCAGGTAATTTTAATATGCAAAAAGAAGAACTTTTTTTACACCTTAATAAAACGCTAAAGCTATTTAAGTTGGAGGTAAATAATGCCTAAAGAAATTATTAACACTATTTTTGCTAAGCTAAGCTCTGTATTATTAATCTTTACTATACTTTTATGGCTATTTAGAATTGTTGATAACAAGAAAAAAGGAAAAATTAATAACATATATAAAAAAACCAAAGGTTTTCATAAAATTGCTGGTAAACTACTAATAATAACCTCACTAATACATGGATTATTAGCCCCTGTAAAGATACTATCTCTTAACTTTGGAACAGCAACATTTATTACTGTATTTATTATTGCTATTAGCTGCGCTTTTCAAAACGATACTAATTTAAATAAATGGCTTATACCACATCGAATTTTGGCTCTATTAGCCTTTGCTTTTATGGTTTTACATTTAATAACAAAATAGTAGCAATGAAATTAAAATAAAATCATCCTATTTCACAGGATTAGGCACAAAAACTAAAAAAATATCGCCCACAACAGAGAGAATTTGCTGTGGGCGATATTATATAAATAATTGCTATTTATACCTTTTCGGTTTTTAAAATTTTCACCAATGAAATCATGGCAAAAATCATAATAAAAGCAAATGGGAAAGCCGCTACAATTGAGGCTGTTTGCAACATTTGCAGACCATTTGCGGTAACTAATAGTAAAGATAAGGCAAGTCCAGACTGAATTACACCCCAAATTATTTTACGCTTAGTAGAGGGATTCATTTCGCCATTAGAGGATAACATGCCTAATACAAAAGTGGCTGAATCTGCCGATGTCACAAAAAAAGTACATAATAATACAACAGCAATTAATGAGATAACTGTACCTAAAGGATACTGTTGCATAACTACAAAGAGTGAAGTTTCGGTAACTGCAGCAGCTTTGGTAGCAACATCAATTCCTGTATTAATACCAGTTGCACCAAATACAGCAAACCATAAAAATGATGCTAAAGTTGGTGCTAACAGTACTCCACCTACAAACTGCTTAATTGTACGGCCACGAGAAATACGGGCAATAAAGGTGCCTACAAATGGCGCCCAAGCAATCCACCAAGCCCAGTAAAATATAGTCCAACCGCCATACCAACTATTATCACCATAAGGACCAATTCTAAAACTGTCTCTTATGAAATTACCAAAGTATGCCCCTAAGCCATCTGTGAAAGTATTTATGATTAATAAAGTAGGGCCAACAATAGCAGTGGCAATTAATAATATTCCTGCAACAGAAACATTTAAATTAGAAAGGAACTTTATACCCTTATCAAGACCAGTAACTGCTGAAATCATAAACAGAATAGTTACAATAGCAACTATAGCTAATTTAACTAAGTTTGTTTCGGGTATACCAAATAAGAAGTTAAGACCACTATTGATTTGTAGTGTTCCCAAACCAAGTGAAGTAGCTACACCTGCAATTGTTGCAAAAATAGCCAAAATATCTATGAGTTTACCAATAGGACCATTTGCTCGTTCTTCACCTAATAGCGGTATAAATACACTACTAATTAGGCCAGGTTTACCTTTTCTAAATTGCATATATGCTAGTGCTAAAGCTAGTACACAATAGTTGGCCCAAGGGTGTAAACCCCAGTGAAAAAAAGATTTTTTTATAGCAAAATCGGCGGCAGCACCACTACCAGCAGCTGCTCCTAAAGGATTAATAAAGTGTTTTAACGGTTCTGCAACACCCCAAAAAACTAAACCAATTCCCATACCCGCTGAAAATAACATGGCAAACCAAGACATAAGACTATAAGCAGGTTTGCTATCATCGGGACCAAGTTTAATTTTGCCATATTTACTAAATGCAATCCATATTGCAAATGCTACAAATGAAAACATAGTTAACACATAAAACCAGCCAAAGTTTGTATTTAAATAATTAAAAGCAGCCTTTGCTGCAGACTCAAACCCTTGCGGAATAAGCATTGCCCAAGCAACTATAGCCAAAGTAAATATAACAGATATATAAAATACAACATTATTTTTCTTTTTTATAGTAATTCCCTCCTTACACATTTATGAGGGATAATTATAGTGTCATTATCCCTCACAAATAAACTTAATTAATATTTTACCTTAAATACAGTTTGCTCTTTAACATCAGCTGTTAAAGCATCTAGGGCTACCCCTACTCTATGATAGCGTAATTTCCATTGCTCTTCTTTACTGGTAGATGGATCACCTAATGGATAAGGTATAGAAATAGTTGGTACCATTTTGTTGGCGCCTACAGTTTTTGCAACTGGAATAAGGTTAGCCATTTGCACAACTGGAATACCTGCTTTTTCAATCTCTTTAACAATCGTTGCACCGCAACGTGTACAGGTTCCTCAAGTAGAAGATAGAACTACTGCGTCCACACCTTCATTTACAAAGTATTCAACCATTTCTTGACCCATACGAGCTGCCTCAGCCTGGGTTGTGCCAGTACCTACAGTAGAATAAAAATATTCATGTAGTTTGCCAATTTTGCCTTCTTTTTCATAGGCTCTTAAAGCATCTATAGGTACACATACATTTGGATTAGCATCTGCTGCAGCTGGGTCATAACCAGCGTGAATAGTTTTAAATACTCCACCCTCTAAACGATCCATATCTTTTATGCTATAACGTCCCCATCTTGTTGCAGATGCAGATTGAATACGATCTGGATTAGCTACTGGCACAATACCACCAGAAGTAGCAAAAGCAATAGTAGCTTTACTTAAATCTTTAATAGGTGCAGCAATTTCTACTTTATCTAGCGCAGGAATTGGCAATTCACTGACAAAATCTTCGCCTCTTAGCTTTTTAATTAACATACTAACAACGCGCTCAGAAGCAGGAACTTTATCCTCTCTCCAAACTTGGTGACGAATACCACGACCAAAGTATCCTTCGGTATCGGCATCAAATAACTCTTCGTTATTAAACATTTTGTTAGCGTAATCAGCAATAACCTTAATATTTTTACGCATTGCTGCAGCACTTCTGCCACCCTTAAAAATAATCATGTCTTTTCTAAACATTTCTACGCCAGGGTTTTCTTCATGCATAGAAGTTAATACTGGTACATTAAATTTCTCTTGAACAGCTTTACAGATAACACCACAGGCATTACCATAACGTCCAGCCTGAAAAGCAGGACCAGCTAAAAATATATCAAATTCCTTATCAGCTAAAAAACCTAAAATTTGTTCTACTGCATCAGCTTCATTAGAACCCATATAGTTATCACCGCAAATTACGGTATGTGTTACCTCTGCATTGAGTTGTTTATTATACTCCATAGCAGGGCCAACTAAACCTTCTCTAATTACAGGTGCAAAATCAGCTTTATCTTCTCCACCAATTTGACCAAAGAATTGATTTAAATAAACAATTGCTTTTTTCACTTAGTATACCCCCCTAGTATTCTTTTACTGTTTTTGTTGACCAGCCTACAACCTGATCTCCACAAAACATAGCATTATTTTCCATAATAATTGAGCCATCTTCTTTAACAGATGCACCTAAAATTTCATCATCTGCCCAACCACCAGATAAACCATCTCTGGCTAAAGCCTGTAGTTCACCAATAACACGTTCCATTGGTGGAAGTTTAATTAACTCAGATACATTACCACAAGAAACAATTGCATCTGCCTTTTCATCTAAAGTTACTAAAGGCTGAGAAGCACCGTCTCTACCAGTACACTCATTAGTTAAACCTACTGTTTTAACTCCAGCATCTTCAAGAGCAACAATACAAGCAATAAAGTCAGCATCTGGGTTACCGTAACCCTCTTCTGCCACAATTGCTCCATCTGCACCTAAAGCATTTGCCATAGAGGCTACGACTAAAGCAGATCTTTGTTTTTGCTCTAAAGCTACGTTTAGGTTTGAAAGTATAACACCTAAGAAATTAAGGCTTTTACCATGTTCTTTATATAAACTTTTTATAGCAGGGAAGTTTTGAAAATCATAGGTAGACCATTTAGATGAACAAGGCATAAAAGAACCTGAAATAATTGCTCCATCTAAAATCTCATTAGGATGAACAAAAGTAGGAACCATTCTGTTGCAATCCCAACCGTAAAACAAATCGTTGTAACCCAATTCTTCCATTTGAGATTGAGGCTGTAACACCATAACTACATTTGGTAAGTCATTAGTATTTTTTTGCTTTGTAACTGGTTCAAGCTCATAAGTTTCTAACTCTTCTGGCTCAAGATCTTTAACACAACTACCAATATACTCAGCTAATCGCATACCAGCCCAGCGTAAAGCACGGTTTTTCTTTTGTTGCTCTCGCTGCTCAAATACCTCATCACTATCTGCTACTAATACAATATTTTTTAATTGAGAGTAGTAAGTGTACTTAGCACCTTCACCTGCCATATCAATTAAACCATCTTGGAATCCACCCCAGTGTCTACCAACTACTAACACACTACAGCCTTTTAAGGCATGAGTTCTGCCAGAGCCAGCTCTTACTAAGTCCCCAGTTGTTCCTGGGAATAATGGAGAGCCATCTAATTTAATGCGAGGCTCAATTGCCTCTTTAACAGGTACTAAACGAACATTATCTCCTGGTTTTACTATCTCGATATCAGCTTCTGTAATATGCTCATCTTCTCTAACTACAGCTAAAGCTTCTTGTTTATTTACAGTAAGAATACCATTAGCATAAGATGTAACGTCACCAAAAACTATATCTTTAACAAAGAAGTTGCCTAATTCTAGTTTCATATTGTTCTCCTTTCAGCACAATATTAAAACACAATTTATTTAAACGTGTTTATTTTTTATATTTTGATTATATTATAAACCTATTTAACTTGGCAATAGAAAATTACAATATATTTTAATAATCTCTAATTCCTTTACAGTGTTTACGGTCTTATGCTAATATATACTATCAATAACATGTAAATGGTGGGGTTTTATGGACAACAAAATACTTAAAAAGAATAGAATGCTTCGATATTTTATTGATGCAGCAAGTGAAATTATTGAAAAACAAGGTGTAGAGGCAATTACAGTACGTAAAGTTGCTGATTTGGCAGGTTATAATAGTGCAACTCTTTATAATTACTTTGAGAATTTAGATCATTTAATATCTATGGCTTCATTAAAATTTATGCGAGCCTATACAGAGGATTTGCCAAATTATTTAAAAGATTGTCCAAACACTATATGTAGAGTTTTAAAAGTATGGGAGTGTTTTTGTTACTACTCATATTCATCGCCTAAAATATACTCATATATCTTTGGCAAAAATGTGTTTAAACCTTACCCAAACAATATTAGAGAGTTCTATAATGTTTACCCAGAGCATTTAAGTGCTTTGCCAGCAGATATACTAGAGATGTTAACCCAAGATGATATCTACTTTAGGGCTTTAATACTCTTAAAAAGATGTGTTAACGAAAAGTATTTAAGAGAAGAAGATATTAATGATATCAATGAAATGACCTTGTTTATATATCAAGGTATATTATCGGAGGTGTTAACAGGTAGATTTAAAGGCTCTGTAGAGGATGCTGTAAACAAAACATTAAGGTACTTACGTAAAATCTTTGACATGCATTTGGTTAAAGATTGTGATTTATCTTATTAAATAATTTAAATAAACATCATGCTAAAACGATTCATTTTTCGTAAATTCACAATACCTAAAAACAAGTGGTAAATACCACTTGTTTTTTTAACAGCTAACATACTTAAAGAAATTTTCTAAATGTAGCCCTATGTTCATCTTGAAAGTTAACTAAAAACTCGTAGCCATTTTTTTGCATTTCTAATATATGCTTATTTTTTTCATCAATACTGCCATAAACATAAGAAGTATAATGCACCTTTTCAATTTTATTTGTAACATTTCTCATATTTTCACCTATCCTTATTTACTTATTATATATTATGTTCAAAATAGCAAATAAAATTGCGTGCTGTGTTTAACTATAATACTTTAAACTCATTACCCATTAATAAAAAATTCCAAATTGTTTGCATAACACAGTTATTTAATAAAGTTAAAAAATGTACTAAAAGAAACAGTTAGGATAGTTTGTATTTATGTAATAGCCAAGGAGCAAACCTCAAAACACTAACAAGCTAATACTACGTTTACCCTAAACTAAAGAATTTATGGTTAGGGGTTACCCGCTTAGCTTTAACTTAAAATTCAGTTTACTTAGTACAGTCAATAATATTTAAAACAGTATACCGATAGTGCAAAATTATAGCAAAAATTTTTCATTACAACTATGCTCATTACATTACTATAAGTACTTACTAAAAACCGAATCTATCACCTTATCTACTAATAAATCTCTATCTTTTTCTTCTCTAAAATCAAGAGCTAAATCCGCTTTTGCTAAGTCTGTTCGTAAAAATAAACCCTGTAAAGCAAAAATCAAATTATAAGCAAGTATTTTAATATCTAATAAATCAGTGCCATTTGGGCAAACAGCTTTTACTATTGGTAAATACACACTTAAAGTTTGGTTAGTATTATCATTAAATGCCCCTTTTTGCATATCCGTTAAAATAGAGATACGTGCTATGTTTTCATTGTCAACCAAAAAAGTACAGGTTGACTTTATCATCATCCTTAACCTCTCAAGGGCAGTTTTATTTTTTAATAACAAACACATGTTGTTAAATTGCTGTATAACATCACCAATAATTTGCTGAACACAACACGCTATTAAATTCTCTTTACTTTTAAAATGATAGTTTATAAGTCCAGTACCTACCCCTGTTGCTTTGCAAATATCCCTAATGGTAATTTTACTAACATCGTCATTGGCATTTATTAAATTTATTGTTTCATTAATTATGCTTTGCTTAATATTCTTTTTCACTTTACCAATACATCTCCAAACCTTGCTATTATGCCTTTAATAATAATACTAACAGCCAAAATAAGCAAAGCGTTTTTAGGGTTTGCTATTATGGGCAAGTTAAGCTTAAAAAGCTGTGTTATAAAACAAGCTAAAGCAATAGTACCAACTACATAAGCCATAATTGTAAAGCCGTGAAATGGAGCATTTGTAATAAACTTGCCTATACTAATTCCGCAAAAACACATACCTATTATACCCAAGGTAATAACAGCAGAACGAGCGCTATTAATAAACATAAACTGCTTATTTGTTAATCCTAAAATCACTATAAATATAACAAAAATAAGCTCTATAACTAAAATTGCAATATCTTTCATTTTTACTCTCCCGTATAACTATTGAACAATACATTGAACATTGTTCAGTTTTAGTGTAGCACAATATTTAGTTCATGAAAAGGTTATTTTGTAAATTAGTTTGTCATAATAATTTAGGTAACTAGCTATGTTTATAAAATAATCAAAATGCTATTACTAAAATTAACTTGTTAACACTTATATACGTGTTTATATTAAGTACTTATCCTGTTTTAAAATATGTTATCTTGACAGTTATATAACCTCATGATAAACTAGTTTTTGTTAAATAAATTTAACGAGCCGAGATGGCGAAATTGGCAGACGCACCAGACTCAAAATCTGGCGTGGTTTACCCCACGTGAGGGTTCGAGTCCCTCTCTCGGCACCAAACTAAAACAGCCTGTTAACTATAGTTAACAGGCTGTTTTGTTTGTTTTAAACTAGATACTTTATTAGTATTTTTATTAACTCTATTTAAGCTTATTTAACCACCCACTACTACATAACCAGTAAAAAATTTACCTGATTTTAATCAGCTCTCCATTACTCATTTTACTTACTGTATCACATAACATTTCTACATCTTCGGGCATATGGGTTGCAATAAGTAAGGTTTTATTTTTCTTTTTCATGTTTAACAAAATATCTCTAAACTCTTTCATTGCTTTTTCGTCAAGGCCATTTAAGGGTTCGTCAAGAATAATTAAATCATTATTATCCATTAACACTTGAGCTAATCCTAATCTTTGTTTCATTCCAGTAGAGTATTTACCAGCCTTTTTATGCATATGTTCTTTTAACCCTACCTGTTCCATTATTTTTGCTAAGTACTGTTTATCAGGTTTCTGAGTTAAATTTTGCAAGTATTTTAAATTATTCAAACCACTTTCTGCTGATAAAAAGCTTGGTGATTCAATAATACAACTCATACTCTCAGGAAAATCACAGTCTTTTCCTAAAACCTTACCATTTACTACTATTTCACCACTTGTTACAGGTGTTAATCCACTAATAGTTTTTAGCAACATGCTTTTTCCAGAGCCGTTTCTACCCACTATGCCATGTGTTTTACCTTGTTCAAATGTAACATTTATATTTTTTAATATTTGTTGAGTTTTTATTTTTTTATTTACATTAGTTATAGTTATATAAGCATTAGTCATCAAAATCACCTCTAGTAAAATTTAGCACATCATTTTTTCTAATAAGCAAGTGCGAAATAGTTATAAAAAGTAGGCTTAAAACAATTAAAATTAGCGCTGAGCTTTGGGCACTAGCCATTGATCCGTTTAAAACCGCTTGAAACTGATGCTCGCTATAAGTACCATGATACAAAGGGGAAAACCAAGATATGATATTAAAGGCTCTATCACCCGGCACAAACATTCTAATTAACCAGTTTACGGCATTGAGCATTAATAATATAATAGGCGCAATTAAATAATTGCTATTTAAATTTATAAGTACTGTTAAAGTTCCAAAGAATATAAATAATAACATTTGTAATAAAAAGGTATAAATAAATGCCTTTATCGGCAAGTCATTATATAAAATAAACTGTGGTACCGATGATGATACTGCCGAGTATCCTGTAGCTGTTTTGTTCATTGCTAGTAAATGTGCTG
This Clostridium sp. 'deep sea' DNA region includes the following protein-coding sequences:
- a CDS encoding TetR/AcrR family transcriptional regulator is translated as MDNKILKKNRMLRYFIDAASEIIEKQGVEAITVRKVADLAGYNSATLYNYFENLDHLISMASLKFMRAYTEDLPNYLKDCPNTICRVLKVWECFCYYSYSSPKIYSYIFGKNVFKPYPNNIREFYNVYPEHLSALPADILEMLTQDDIYFRALILLKRCVNEKYLREEDINDINEMTLFIYQGILSEVLTGRFKGSVEDAVNKTLRYLRKIFDMHLVKDCDLSY
- a CDS encoding TetR/AcrR family transcriptional regulator; amino-acid sequence: MKKNIKQSIINETINLINANDDVSKITIRDICKATGVGTGLINYHFKSKENLIACCVQQIIGDVIQQFNNMCLLLKNKTALERLRMMIKSTCTFLVDNENIARISILTDMQKGAFNDNTNQTLSVYLPIVKAVCPNGTDLLDIKILAYNLIFALQGLFLRTDLAKADLALDFREEKDRDLLVDKVIDSVFSKYL
- a CDS encoding ATP-binding cassette domain-containing protein, with protein sequence MTNAYITITNVNKKIKTQQILKNINVTFEQGKTHGIVGRNGSGKSMLLKTISGLTPVTSGEIVVNGKVLGKDCDFPESMSCIIESPSFLSAESGLNNLKYLQNLTQKPDKQYLAKIMEQVGLKEHMHKKAGKYSTGMKQRLGLAQVLMDNNDLIILDEPLNGLDEKAMKEFRDILLNMKKKNKTLLIATHMPEDVEMLCDTVSKMSNGELIKIR